A single region of the Acanthopagrus latus isolate v.2019 chromosome 11, fAcaLat1.1, whole genome shotgun sequence genome encodes:
- the glrx2 gene encoding glutaredoxin 2 isoform X2, whose amino-acid sequence MGIFRPAVILQLNTVFMLLTIIQFLSCDAFAGLRMGNFTSSTTAGSSTACVQYVQEMVAQNCVVIFSKTTCPYCRMAKNVFNEIGATYKVVELDEHNDGRRVQEALAQMTGARTVPRVFVNGNCIGGGSDTKQLHQQGKLLPLIEQCAPCCAATGSEGSGSGQFESAK is encoded by the exons ATGGGTATTTTCAGACCAGCAGTTATCCTCCAgttaaatactgtttttatgcTGCTTACCATCATTCAGTTCCTTTCTTGTGATGCCTTCGCTGGTTTAAG aatgGGGAATTTTACATCTTCCACTACTGCGGGGTCCAGCACAGCCTGCGTACAGTATGTTCAG GAAATGGTGGCACAGAACTGCGTCGTGATATTTTCCAAGACGACCTGTCCTTACTGCAGAATGGCCAAGAATGTGTTCAATGAAATTGGTGCGACCTACAAAGTGGTTGAACTGGATGAGCACAATGATGGGAGGAGAGTGCAAGAGGCCTTAGCTCAGATGACTGGTGCCAGAACG gtgccGAGAGTGTTCGTTAATGGAAACTGCATCGGGGGTGGCTCTGACACCAAACAGCTCCATCAGCAGGGGAAGTTGTTGCCTCTGATCGAACAGTGTGCTCCCTGCTGCGCCGCGACCGGCTCCGAAGGCTCGGGCAGCGGGCAGTTCGAGTCGGCTAAATGA
- the glrx2 gene encoding glutaredoxin 2 isoform X4: MGNFTSSTTAGSSTACVQYVQEMVAQNCVVIFSKTTCPYCRMAKNVFNEIGATYKVVELDEHNDGRRVQEALAQMTGARTVPRVFVNGNCIGGGSDTKQLHQQGKLLPLIEQCAPCCAATGSEGSGSGQFESAK; encoded by the exons atgGGGAATTTTACATCTTCCACTACTGCGGGGTCCAGCACAGCCTGCGTACAGTATGTTCAG GAAATGGTGGCACAGAACTGCGTCGTGATATTTTCCAAGACGACCTGTCCTTACTGCAGAATGGCCAAGAATGTGTTCAATGAAATTGGTGCGACCTACAAAGTGGTTGAACTGGATGAGCACAATGATGGGAGGAGAGTGCAAGAGGCCTTAGCTCAGATGACTGGTGCCAGAACG gtgccGAGAGTGTTCGTTAATGGAAACTGCATCGGGGGTGGCTCTGACACCAAACAGCTCCATCAGCAGGGGAAGTTGTTGCCTCTGATCGAACAGTGTGCTCCCTGCTGCGCCGCGACCGGCTCCGAAGGCTCGGGCAGCGGGCAGTTCGAGTCGGCTAAATGA
- the glrx2 gene encoding glutaredoxin 2 isoform X3 translates to MGIFRPAVILQMGNFTSSTTAGSSTACVQYVQEMVAQNCVVIFSKTTCPYCRMAKNVFNEIGATYKVVELDEHNDGRRVQEALAQMTGARTVPRVFVNGNCIGGGSDTKQLHQQGKLLPLIEQCAPCCAATGSEGSGSGQFESAK, encoded by the exons ATGGGTATTTTCAGACCAGCAGTTATCCTCCA aatgGGGAATTTTACATCTTCCACTACTGCGGGGTCCAGCACAGCCTGCGTACAGTATGTTCAG GAAATGGTGGCACAGAACTGCGTCGTGATATTTTCCAAGACGACCTGTCCTTACTGCAGAATGGCCAAGAATGTGTTCAATGAAATTGGTGCGACCTACAAAGTGGTTGAACTGGATGAGCACAATGATGGGAGGAGAGTGCAAGAGGCCTTAGCTCAGATGACTGGTGCCAGAACG gtgccGAGAGTGTTCGTTAATGGAAACTGCATCGGGGGTGGCTCTGACACCAAACAGCTCCATCAGCAGGGGAAGTTGTTGCCTCTGATCGAACAGTGTGCTCCCTGCTGCGCCGCGACCGGCTCCGAAGGCTCGGGCAGCGGGCAGTTCGAGTCGGCTAAATGA